Below is a genomic region from Tripterygium wilfordii isolate XIE 37 chromosome 12, ASM1340144v1, whole genome shotgun sequence.
tgtctaaagagtaaaaactataaattatacaaattaaaattgtgcttaattaattaatagaagAAGATTATGAGAAAAGTAGATGATATAGACATTGTATTTGTCGTTGGGATTGCCATAATTGATCATATGAAGACACATGGTATGTGTTGGTTGGGGTTACTAAATCTGATAATTAATGCTGTTTATTCTCTACATTCTATTATTAGATTGTTAACAACTTGCCTCAAATCATGTCTGCTTATTTacgttaattaattattagtctTGTCACTTGTGCTGCGCTCTATTAAAGGCATGgtgtatataattgtatatatatatatatataatatgtgacttttacatcccttttagCAGGTCTGCCCAAAACGTTGTCAATAGTTAGCAGGATGCAAGGGTTATGTCTGACATTTAATATATCCGCATTCTCATTTTCAATGGTAATTAGTTTGTGAAATTctcaattcaaagttcaaacacatCGAAGATATTATCCATCATGAGTCACAAGCTCGTATAGATTTATTCTTCATGAATCGTCGTCATTAATACTTAAGCCCATGAAAATGAGTCTTACAATGTGAGAGGAGTTGATGTTTACTTATAAACTATTCGATTATGTTATGTTGgattgatgtgagatttttagtttTTGACATCAACATCGGGATTTTCAGCTTGATTTGTCTACAATATATCAATGAACTGTCATACGCTATTATAGGTATATTATTGTATGTTGACCACTATATTTTATGCTTAACAAcacatatgtttatatatatatatatatagatatatatatatatgtacatataggCATTTGAGCATTTCATTGAAGGAGATGTTCCTTTACAACCGAACATATGTTTCCTTTGGTTTAGACAAGGCAATGAGGCATGCAGCCGGGTCCCACTGATTAGGGTCAGACTGAGACACGTAAAAGCTATGAGAAGACAAATGAAGCCCAAATTATGAGACAAGTGAGCCCTCGTCACAAGTAAATATGGGCCGTTGTGTCTGTAAACGTGATCGTATTGGGCCTACCATCACAACTCAAAAGATCTTGTATGGTCGCTCTCTCTTTCCTATCAAAGTCACAAAAGAGAATGAATTTAACCAGGACATTTTTCCTCTGGGGGCCCATTAATGTAAACGTGGCaaccttctttcaaatttcaaacttagttTAGTGGAGTGTTTCTTGGGCTCACCACAACTAATTCAGAGCCCATATATTTCACTACAAAGCCCACAGCCCCATACCCACCTGGACTCGACCGAACTGTTGGACTTTAGCCTGATTCAAATTTCGGCCGGGCCACTCATAATCAACCCCTTTAGTATTTTTTTCCTGCTAAATCATATTTTTTCTCCACAAAGTTACACATTTTGCTCGTTTGTatccttaaaatttaaaatttgcttTAAATATCCTTAATGTTTCAAAAAACAAGTGATTTATGTCTCGATTTCATTGTTACAACaagtttttgtttaaaattaccTACTAGGCAATCGGAGTACCATGTTGTCATTGTcacataaatataatatttccACGTCATTTGTTATATTTGggacaaattttaaattttaaagacaTAATCGAGAAAATGTGAAACTTTGAGGACAACAAATATGGTTTAACCGTTTGCTTTCCCTAGTTTTATCAGTTAATTCATTCGTTCCGATTCACGGTGTTTGGTTAATTTGGTTGCCTGAGATTTAGAAGTTCAAGTAGAAGTAACAGAAGCCGACAAGTAAAACGAAAGCTAATTAGGAGAAAGCCACAGCCAGTTGGCCCAGTTTGAATGAGAAGAAGTCGTATCCTCTCGATCAAGCGATTCCTTCTTTCCATGTAATTGCCCGAAATTCGTCTCACAAATTTAGCCAAGCCTCTCTGACGGTTAATCGGGTATGTTAAAGCAGTATTCCTATGATTGAACTGAGATTGGGTACTCGAATTTTGAATTCGGCATATTATGTGTGCCTGTCTTGTTTGGACTGACTATGTTACTTAGAGTTTCTTTCATATTTTCGAGGGCTTTTGGTAAATTCAAGTAGGGTTTTCACTGTTGTATGAGTTGGATGTCTTTGGAAAGAAGTGCTTTGTTGCAGAGCTGAGAGCACAAGAAGTATTCTTTTAGCTCCGATTCTCATTTTTTCCCCTCAAATTTTGGTTCAGAAATCAAATTGTAAGAATTTACCTCAATGTAAGTTCTTTAGGTTTCCACAACTTTGATAGACTGCATCTTTTTCCTCTTATACATACCTTACCGCTATGAGAAGTCTTGGCAAGCACCAAATCCTCTCTTAATGGTACTTGAGCCCTAGCGAAAAGGCCTTGTTGGTAGAGTGGGGAGGAGGATTTGTCCTTAAAAATCATATTGGATCCTCACATCTTTTCGATATGTGGGATTCCTAACGGACGTTGGTGCAACCACAAAAGGGTCAAACCCAGCGAGAAAGAGAAACCTCTCAGTGTCTTTTAACAAAAGAATTTTGTGAACAAAACTTAGAATATCTTCACTTGTATATGAATGAAATCCAACAAGACAAAAGAACATTCTTTGTTTAAGCATCAATTACTTTAATTAGATTCACGTATTGATTTGGTGATGATgagcacaaatttttttttttgtgtgtgtgtgtgggggggggggggggtcctCTCTCCCTCTTATAGATTCTTTGAACCCCTTGAAAGTAAATCAAATCTGAATATGAATGACTTTCTATCTCCTAAGTTTTTAGAGAAAAgcaaaaataatacttttattgCATAAAAGGGAAGGAAgccaacaacaagaagaagaagttgaagtCGTTTTGTCCTAAAACTTATGCTTTGCTCGTGGAATTTAAGAAAACCAGATAAAACAAAGGAAGGGTgtgataaaatattattaattcttATCAATTGTAGCGTGGAAAGTCCTTATCAGCATAAATGTCTTGCGTAGAACTAAAGTAGCTGTTTTATTCGCTAATCCTATATGAATTATGTCTTTCAtttactgtatatatatatatataacttgctttacttttcttttcttaattttctcATTGCTATAGTTTCCAAAACCACGAAGATGGGTGATGACATAGATCTTGACTGTGATTGTGACCTTGGCGATGTCTGTTTTTGTGACGATGATTGTGACTGtaattgctgctgctgctgctacgATGATTGTAACTGCTGCTGCTACGACTCCAACTCTGCTGACAACTCATGTTCGGTGTGTAATGATACAAAATTTCTCTCCTAATTTGGTTTTTCATTGTTCTACATCCATTGATTCTCGATCCTTTTTTTCTTGGCGATTGATCCTATTTATTGTGTGTGGAAATTTTGAAACAGAATTGGAATATCTGTCTTATTTGCATAAGTTGGGATAATAATCAGAACAGTCATCGTGAAAGACATTACCATGAGCATGATCCTTGTTGGTGGTGCTGTTGTTGTCGTGACGACAATAACAATAGTCGGAAGATGAAGGAATTGAGAAGGAAAGAATCAGATGCAAAGAAGGAACAAGTTGGGATTGATGATGCTAAAAGTGAGAGATGCTACTATTGTGGTAAAAATAAGACTACACCAGACAGTAGATGCTCAAATTGTCTGAGGTATTCAAAGGTGTCATCAGCTTTGGACCCTCATGAGATACCTCAACCACAAACAATGGCTCCCCCTCAGGTTGCTCAACTTGTTCTGCCCTTacataatgaaaaatatttcatgTACAGGGATAGGAAGGATTGGTACCACGATTAGTGTTTTTTCCCCCCTTAAATGTTAACCATGGTTGGTGTGTGGACATGTAAAATGTAAAGAGAAGTGAGTTCTTGTTATCTCATTTGGTTTTATAGTTATTTTAGGGGTTTTTTCTTCTTAACTCAATACATGTAAAGAGAAGTGAAAGTTCTTTGTTATCTGTTTTATAGTTATTTTAGgggtctttttttcttcttaactCAAGGTACTTAAGTAGGAATTAAACCCATAATCTCTAGAGAAGATAGATACATACAGTGATTCAATATTAACTCACACAAACTTGCAAAGAACTTATTGAAACCATATCCATTCTTATTAAAATAAAGGATTAATTATAAGTTATGGGCTCAATCCAATAAAGAATTTTTAGGGAAGGAAACTCCCGTGAGAGTATTCATATTTTgaggaaaaataattataaaaaaataataagagagATTCAAATCAAATAGATTGAAATTCTATCTTCTCCTCTTATTTGGTACTTAATATTTCTTTCAATAATTaaagatataaatatataataatccggtacaataatatttctttaaattaagaacaattaaaaattaaagGTAAAATAATCTCATGTATTGCACAACTAGTTTCCTTAATTTCCTTATTCATTGAAATTTATACATTAAATATTTTCCTTATATAATTAAGAATTTCTTAATTAGCTACTGGATTTTTTTGCCCTCTTTACGATCTCTTATTTTCTCGATTATTTTTTCATCTGTTTCTTCCTTTGCCTTGTATGAATCTCGCTTCTATATTTCTTCGAAGAAACTCACGCAATGTGTGATGATGACGACGACTGCTTTGATTTTGACTTTGATTGTGACTGTGACTGCAATTGCCGCCGTTGTCGGCGACGTATCTGCTGTGACTGCAACCCTAAAAATTTATGTTCGGTAATGCATTTCTTCTTTGATGATGCTCCATACATTAGCTTTCAAACTATATTTAGAACCCTAAAATCACTTGTTCTGCAATGtatatttgtttctttgatttgttAATTTGTGTAGCTTCTGAATAAGGGTGAGAATTCTCTTTTCAAATGCATTGAGAGGGATAATACAGattcttattgttgttgttgctgtaaTCGTGATGgtgattattgttgttgttgctgtaaTCGTGACGGTGATCATCATAATACTTCAAGAGGAGAGAACAAGAGTTGCTGgtgttcttcaatttcttcatcttcttcggaTGACGATAtttcaaaacaagaaaatgaatcACAGGAGGCAGAAACTGAGATCGAGAGGAAAACGAAGAAAAAATGTCGGTATTGCGGCAAGTACAATCCACGGAACCATAAATGCTCGAACTGTCACCGTTCGCCATCCAAGCAAGCATCTTCAGACCATGGAATTCCTTCAATGGTAGCTCCTGTTACACAACAAATCCCGCCCATGGAGAAAGGGAAGAAACATAACAAGAAAGAAGACCTTTAAGCCAAAGTATTCCAAGAAAGAATGCCAACGCTTTCAACAATGTCCTCAAGGCCAGAACTACGTGCTCTCAtattttgagggaaaaaaaattcaatcccAAAGGAGAACGCACAAATCCAGCTATAGATTCTGCAAAAAAAACTTCATGTTTCCATCAAATTTTGAGCTGTTAAGTCTCCACGTCATTGTAAATGTATAGCAGAAGGGGAAATATGACAAAGTAGATTTCAACATTCACACAAAATAAACGATTATATCGCCATATCGGAGTGTCATGCAGGTATATATATCAGACCACTTTATGAATTCCATTGCAAAATTTTCACAATATGTAGTGGTTACACATCATGAAGAGAAATCGGTGAAAGAAATGAGTGGAGTACAACATGATGCAAAAAGAATCATCTCTACCAGGTAATTGTTCTGTGATCTCCAGATGTCGGACTAGTACCCAAAAATTTCTGTAGTGCTGCCCTCAACTAAAGAGCCATCAATCTAAATTTGGGTGCAAAAAGGCATGGAACTACTAATGAGAAAGATCACACCAATTAGTGACcaacagagaaaaaaataaaacctaaGAGCACAATGAACGCACATTTAGTTGAGGAATGCTTTCAAAATCGGGAAGGGACTGGTGAGAAATAAATTACCAAACCAAAGAGCACATTCACCTCTACACGACTCAGGTTGATTCTCATGCAGAGCTCCTATCTCACTTGGTATATTTGAGATGTGATCCACCACTTTCCATGTACTTTAACTAATGCACAAACTCCGTATCTCATTCAGATTGTAAGGTCCTTAAAAGCTTCCAATTTCCCATTTGATGCAACTGAAGGGTTTTGATCACTTTCAAGATTCTCTGCACTGTTTTCAGGGTTCTTGAATGCTTGGTTGTACACTGAATTGGAGACAGCAGAACTCAGCTTGCCCTCGAAGTAGGTTGAGTAAGGGAAGTACTCAGCGCAACGTGTTTTCCACCCTAcaggaaaagaaattaaaacacgGCGCTATCATGAACTACAGCATTTTTCACCATATTTAGGCCCAAATAACGTTAGATGACACAAAAAATCCCCATTTTTCAAATTTGAAAGATTACAGATGGTATTTGCCAGCTTAAAGGAGGACAAAGCCAGTATTAAGCATTAATGATTAAACACTCACTTTTGTGTAACAACTACGTAATAGGAAAAACATATACCAGTGATAAATTTTAGTACTTACTTAAGGCAGCATCAATATCGACAAAAACTGTTCCTAGTAATTTGTGGACAGCAATGCAGTCTTTGAGTGTCCATTTGCTGACTAATCCAAGTGTCGTATCCCTAATAAACACAAATAAACTGCAATAGTCAATATCTGAGGAAGCATAGAGCGAAGATGATGCAACAAAGCACTGTAACAGAAAAAAATGTTACCCTGGCACCAGGTTATTGgttgaattttcaattaatttaataGCATCTGATTTCTTGTCAGGTTCCAGAACATAAAGCATTTCTGCGACTGCAGCTCTATGCATCAGAGAGTCTGCAGAGTCAAACAAATTAATCAGTATAACAAAGTTCCAAATGATGATGTTCTTGTATAGAAGTCAATACACAGCGCATGAGGTCGGTAATACCGTTGTGTTTATCAAGGAAAAACTTATTCGCCTCGCTCAGAGATCTCTCATGTAATTGACTATTACAACAGAAAAGAGAGGCattaaaattcaatttcaaatgAAACTATCCAAACTGTCAACCACACAAAAACTTGGCAATTTCCAAGGGGACCTGATAGCTGGGCGCTCGGCTTCCAAGACATTCCAAATAAGCTTTTCAGCATCAGTCACTGGAGCAGCCATCAATCTCACTTTATGGAAGAATTTAATCTGCATTACATGATATTCAAAATCATCACAAACTTTAGGACTCCATTTCACTATTGCAATTTGCAAGCCCTATCAAAACTAGTTGTATCTAAATGTGACCTTGTAAACATTGAAACAAAGTGATACAGCTTCAGAATAAGTTCCAAAGTTGGATAATCTATTCCATGAAATAAGGTACATACCAAGCACCGGTGTGAATCTGGATTCTCAGGATCCAACCTCAGCAGTTGCTTTACAGCCTACAGTCAAaagtaaaatttaaaaaataatctctTGAATTCAAGAATATATAATAATGAAGATgcacttttaagagtactacaTTGTCAGAAAATATGCAAATGATGCACTTTTAAGAGTATTACATTTTCAGAAAATATGCAAATGACAAAGCATCAcgagaatttttgtttttgaaaaattaaattgattttaaCTATACTGGATGGGGATTCAAACCTCTATTCACAGGGTGAATGATAAAACTTAGTCACTAGGCCACACAAATTATTTAGCACTGAAAAATAACAACTTGATGTAAAGTATATTAATGATGTGCTCAAGTGTTTGTATGTGGACCGTAGATTATCCCCTCCATAATTGTTACTCAAATGTTTGATTCCACTAACATTTTACAAGCACCAATTGTATACACTGGTAAAAGGTGAACAACTCCTGTGAAGAGACTATTTCCAGGAATTGCACCTGTGACTTACAGATTActactgcaactctaccactaggctaCATGTTTGCATGTATCTGTTTACACTGCCGAATAGAAAATTACCTGCAATGCAAGCagaattttctcctttttcatGTTTACTTGAAAAGAAAGCAAGTGTGTCTCCACAGAATTTGGTGAGTTCTTCTGAAGCAGTTTCAAGTACTTTGTAGCTTCTGATAAGGGATACTCAACCTGAATAGATTTAGATGTTGGATACAAGACACTCATCAGTCAGTTTGGAAATTTTGTTGAACGACCTCAAGAGGCCTAAACGTCAGTCCGTTTTCAGAAATCCTGAAACTAGTAAGATCTAGAACTAACCTGCAACAACTTTTCGCCATGTGGATCTGGGTCGACAGGCTTGACATTCCGCTTTCCAGACTTGGAAACACCACTAGCAGAAGATTCCTCATTTTTTACCTCTGCCTCCTAAATAGATAGAAAAACCTTAGAATGAAATTTACCCCCCAAAAAAGTGAGCCAGAGAAAGTTAAATACTTTCTTTGCGCGGGCCTCAGCCTTTCTCTGTTTTTGCCTCATCTTCCTTTTCTGTGCAGGAAGCAATTTTGacatttcatcttcttcttcagctGCGGATTTGTAAGGAGAATCATACAACTTTATATAGCATCTGCACCTCAAAATCCAAAAAAGGTAAATATAAACCCAAGACAATCTGAAAACATCAAGAAAACCAACTGCAACAAGAAAATACATAGAGAACAACAAAGAACTACATCAGCGATGACAAACAGAAAATTTAAAACAAAGGTGATAGGCACAGCCAAAAAATACACATTAACACGCAAATTAAATGGCAATATTTGCAAGACATGTTGAGGATATGAGCAGCATCTTACAGCAATATTTgcaaaatatatgaaaaccaCACAGATACCAtcataccaaacagaccctcaCAATACttagtaaaaataaaaagaataaaaatacaaCAGCGCTTACAAAATGATGCACCTGTTAAAGATGTCTTAAAGATTAAGAAATTAAGGTCTCAAATAAGAAAAGACCCATTCAGCAAGAAAAGCCGAAGGTAGGCTAGTTAAATCTTCAGTAATCTTCTATTTTTGTGGAAAAAAACAGTTTGAACACTTGGAAACTAAAGTTAAACATGCACAGTAAGAATtcagaaacgtcaaaagcgaAAGGATGATGCAAAGTGAAGTCTTGAATCTGTTCCCTTGTCACAAAGCTAAAGATATAAGCTCCCATGGAAAGGCAATGGAATCTGTTGAGAGTCCGGTATCGGTTTGTTT
It encodes:
- the LOC120011284 gene encoding uncharacterized protein LOC120011284 is translated as MGDDIDLDCDCDLGDVCFCDDDCDCNCCCCCYDDCNCCCYDSNSADNSCSNWNICLICISWDNNQNSHRERHYHEHDPCWWCCCCRDDNNNSRKMKELRRKESDAKKEQVGIDDAKSERCYYCGKNKTTPDSRCSNCLRYSKVSSALDPHEIPQPQTMAPPQVAQLVLPLHNEKYFMYRDRKDWYHD